One segment of Triticum aestivum cultivar Chinese Spring chromosome 2A, IWGSC CS RefSeq v2.1, whole genome shotgun sequence DNA contains the following:
- the LOC123187559 gene encoding probable aspartic protease At2g35615: MSVLYACKLCFLLALLNSASHAVAGNVAPPTLSAGFSLPIVSNHNTAGGLGQFDANLTSIGPHIAPVGWPLYGVLVGVGSGQTRHFYKLGLDLVGNLTWMQCKPCVPEVRQEGAVFNSAESPRYKHMKPADPKCTPPYTPSGQNRCSFYTTSWNVAAHGYLGSDTFAFAGSPGAGGHNRDVDNLILGCAHTTNGFEHLDHNILAGVLSLSRHPTSFMSQLTARGLADSRFSYCLFPGQSHPNARHGFLRFGRDIPRHDHAHSTPLLFTGSGYGQSSMYYIHVFSISLNGKRLNGVKTAMFRRDPQTRRGGFVVDPGTPLTRLARAAYDVVEAEVAANMHKQGARRSTVPVQGYRLCFGSWGHAHLPSLTVTLYEDATRLFIKPELLFMRVNHEHLCFAVVPDEEMTVLGAAQQVDTRFTFDLPGNRLYFAQEHCSADTRPTV; encoded by the coding sequence ATGTCTGTTTTATATGCTTGTAAGCTCTGCTTCCTCCTTGCTCTGCTGAATTCGGCCAGCCACGCCGTCGCCGGCAATGTGGCACCACCGACACTGAGCGCCGGATTCAGTCTGCCTATCGTGTCCAACCACAACACAGCCGGCGGGCTCGGGCAGTTTGACGCGAACCTCACGAGCATAGGTCCGCACATAGCACCCGTGGGGTGGCCCTTGTACGGCGTCCTCGTCGGCGTTGGCTCTGGCCAAACCCGGCACTTTTACAAGCTCGGGCTGGACCTCGTCGGCAATCTGACGTGGATGCAGTGCAAGCCCTGCGTGCCCGAGGTTCGGCAGGAGGGCGCCGTCTTCAACTCTGCTGAGTCCCCTCGCTACAAGCACATGAAGCCCGCAGACCCCAAGTGTACGCCCCCCTACACCCCCTCCGGCCAGAACCGGTGCAGCTTCTACACCACCTCCTGGAACGTCGCCGCGCACGGCTACCTCGGCAGCGACACGTTTGCCTTCGCCGGCAGCCCCGGCGCAGGAGGACACAACAGGGACGTTGACAACCTCATCTTGGGTTGCGCACACACGACGAACGGGTTCGAGCACCTGGACCACAACATTCTCGCCGGGGTCCTGAGCTTGAGCAGGCACCCGACGTCGTTCATGAGCCAGCTCACCGCACGCGGGCTGGCCGACTCACGGTTCTCATATTGTCTCTTCCCCGGACAGAGCCACCCCAACGCCAGGCACGGGTTCCTCCGCTTCGGCCGCGACATCCCGAGGCACGACCACGCGCACAGCACGCCGCTGCTGTTCACTGGATCGGGCTACGGCCAAAGTAGCATGTACTACATCCACGTCTTCAGCATCAGCTTGAACGGGAAAAGGCTTAACGGGGTAAAGACGGCGATGTTTAGGCGGGATCCACAAACCCGTCGCGGGGGGTTCGTCGTCGACCCCGGGACTCCCCTGACCAGGCTGGCTCGCGCGGCGTATGACGTCGTGGAGGCCGAGGTCGCGGCAAACATGCACAAGCAGGGGGCGCGCCGCTCGACGGTGCCGGTGCAGGGGTACCGCCTCTGCTTTGGCTCGTGGGGCCACGCGCACCTCCCGAGCTTGACCGTGACCCTGTACGAAGACGCGACCAGGCTTTTTATCAAGCCGGAACTGTTATTCATGAGGGTGAACCATGAGCACCTGTGCTTCGCCGTCGTGCCGGACGAGGAGATGACGGTGCTCGGCGCGGCGCAGCAGGTGGACACGCGGTTCACATTTGACCTCCCGGGGAATCGTCTCTACTTTGCCCAGGAGCATTGTAGTGCTGACACTCGCCCAACTGTCTAG